The genomic segment AGTCCATAATTCAAGTTTTGATTCTCACATTTCCATTTTAGGTAAatcagtgtttattttttcactATTTCAGATCCATAATCAAGAGAGCAACTGCCCTGGAATACAAGCTCCACAGGTTGATTGTAAACAAAGAGGACTTCATTGCATATATTCAGGTAGGGTGCCTTAATCTTTCCTTAATCCTCCatcacttaaaataaataaataaatacaagctACGAGTGATATGTTTTAAACACTAACTTTAAAATTGTGtttaattacagtatgaaaTCAATGTTTTAGAACTGATCAAGAAGAGAAGAGCGGTAAGTGGCGACATATTTTTTGATATTCTAGTGGTTAAACTTTTAACATACATGCAAAACAAATTGAGTGAGTGGCGAACATGGTTACTTTGAGATAATGTTGCATCGTTTGACCGTGCCTAACTTTGCTTTTGCAGCACATTCATTACCAGTTCAAAAGAGAGGAAATTGAGTTCCCCGTCATCCATAGAATAAATAGTGTCTTCAGAAGAGCAACAAATAAGTGGAAGGTACAGTATGAAAAGCTTTTGTATTGTACTTTTGCAGTGTATCAGTGACATCATTGTATCAATTATATATTGTGGCAAATGAGCTGCATTGATCTGCTAAAAGAAATCTTCAAATTGCCTTGACATGATTTGTTTTCGATCAAACTAATcatgattctttttttaagaacgTTAGAGTAGTTCAGTtcttatatttttcattttgttttcccttacaattttctttaaaatacaaTGTATAGTTAGTTGTAACTGACTAAATTATTGTAAGCATAACTGAGTGAACAGTCAAATGCCCTGTTTTCCCCACAGGATGATGTGCAGCTGTGGCTCTCACATGTTGCTTTCTGTAAGAAATGGGTATGTAATGATCTCACCATTTGCTTTAAACCAAACGCTTGGTCTTCTTATGCTAATAATGCTCTTCTGTGTTTCTCCTCAGGCCACCAAGGGCCAGATCAGCAAAGTCTTCTCAGCCATGCTTGCTATACACCCCGACAAACCAGGTACAAAAGATTGTACTTTTCAATCAGTTGTAACAAAGACACTATTAGCTGTAATTAATAGGAACTTTGTACTCTTCTCTCTTTTAAGCCCTGTGGATAATGGCAGCCAAGAATGAGTTGGAGGATAGAAATTCCTCTGAAAGTGCCAGACACCTGTTTCTGAGGGCTCTGCGCTTCCATCCTGACAACAAGAAAGTCTACCAGGAGGTAAAAGAAgcaaaatattagtttttctttacTATAGCCAAATAACtcttccatttttaaacaatgAAACCTGTAAAGAGAAACTTTGTTCACTGGTTTGCTTAAACGAAATTCATTTAAAAGGGGTGGTAGCTGCTGTTTGAAGAGTGACAAATGGGTATTTGTCATATATTCTTTTCTAATTGTCTCCAAAAACTTGTGTTAGTACTTCCGTATGGAGCTGCTGCATTGTGAGAAACTGAGGAAGCAGAAGAAAGAGCTGGAAAAAGCTGAGATGGACCTGGTGAGTGTGTCACAATGAAACACAAACAGTGGGGGGGAAATCTAAAAagtctatacacacacacacactcacacactaatTTTGTATTCAGTGCCTGAATACTCCGCTCTTAACTTCTTTCAGGGTGAATATGAGTTTTCACCAGAAATCCTGAGTGGCAAACTGGCTGAGGTTGTATACAGAGATGCTACAGGGAAAATCAAAGGtaggcttttattttctcatttaaacaataatttagtcaatttattttgtctatttgtattttatgtaagAAAACTGATGCATTGGAGAAGGTTGGCCTACTTTGTCAAATTATTTtgttagtcattttttttttgcacttggCAAAGATATCGCACATGACCCCTCGTAAAAACCACAAACTTTTGTTTtcacacattgttttttttgtactgattaaacaaatgagagcTTTGTTcacttttggacagagccaggttagCTGTTTCCCTTGCTTCcactctttatgctaagctaagataataGGCTGCtagcatacatatatataagagtgttatcaatcttttcatcaaactctctgaagaaaaaaaagtgaatacgCGTTCTTtccaaaatgtccaactatTCCTTCAACAACAGAAATTCCCAGATCTGGTCACTTTACCTTTGTATCACCGGGCTTTTTGTCCAACAGAAGCAGAGTTCGTCATCTCACTTCTGAACATAGCAGCTATCTTTGACTTCACCAAAGAACTCCAGGACTTCATCCTGCAAGAGTAAGGCACCAGCTTACTCAGCCACAATCTGCGTTCTTGAACGCAATCAGAACTTCATCACTAAGCATGAACGTACCTACTCCCCTCCCCTTGTATTGCAGCTTACAGGCTAACTACACAGAAGACAGCTTGACGTGGGATTTCATGGCTAAGAGGGAGCTGGAGGCTCCGGGGGCAGGGGAGGAGCTGCAGACAGCCAAAGGCCGGGCCTCCGATATCAACCGCAGAGAGGAGCGCTGCTGCCAGGTCTACGAGGAGGCTGTCAAGAGCCTTAGCACCGGTAAGTGctcatacatacacagagagcAACTAGACATGCTCTTGGGCTATTTTCCAAAGGGCAAAATTCCTTGTTGAGACTGAAGTTGGATGAATAGTTACAATCAACGTTTTACTACAGGGACCTTTTGGTTTTTATAAAGTATGAAATAAGAAAagcaataaaacaaatacagttGAGGTTTTATCGCTAGGCAGTGACCGTGACACATTTCTTCTCATTGCATGTGCTTTAAAACAAGAAGAGATTTACAATATGAAACATGTCATTTTCTTTACAATATAGTGGTAGCTATATTACCAAACAAGATTATTAATTCAATTCCTTTAGTTTATCTTGCACACACTGCCAATGTCCAAATCCAGTTAGCCTATGGGTGCCCTTTATTACCGCACTGCTAGCATATTCCCTGCCAACTTGATGTGTCTGTATAAAGAAACAATTGCTGTGCTTGTGTGCTCTGCGCTCTAGAGCCCATGTGGACTTGCTATGTGGCCTTCTGCTTGGAAAGGCTGAAGAGGAAGACCAACGTCCAAGAACTGAAGGAAAAGGTAAGTTGAGTTTACACTGAAAAATGTCAGTGGCTTTAGTGTTTTTTGACGTGGATGTTTAAGGGGTAAATCCTGAAGTacatgtgtgcgtctgtctgtctgacagagGCAGGAGAGGCAGCTGGGAGTGCTGCAGCGCGCCCACGATTCCTCGCTGCTGAAGGAGGAATATTATAAGAACTGGGTAAGATAATGGCTTCATTAAATGTGTAAAAGGAATCATAGGGGCCCTCAGTCGCCCTTCATTTGAATAATGACTCGTCAAATGTCTATCCACACAAAGAATGTTTCTTGCAAAAGTTTAGCTTGTTTGGCTGTCTGAGAACAGTGGTAGTCAAAGTCTAGGGAGGCCAACAAGCGTCTTTGAATGCTTGCCAGTCTCTGTCCTCTTTCAAATGCACTTAAGGAGTGACAATGTAACTGTACTGCACTCACAACACAAGGTCTGATTGGCAAGAGGAGAACAATGTTCATAAGAAGCTAGTAGTCTGCAGTTAGTCATACTTGGAAATCCTAGCATAACAAAATTAAACCAGACCGCTGTCTCCTGTGATGAAAATCTGAGACAGCTGATTAGAAGAAAGTGTAAAAAGAGGATGTACTGGTGGCATTGTGGTTAAAGGCTCATACCATACAGCCATCTTGGTTTTGGACCTTTTTATGTATGCTAGCCCCACATTTCCTGCTGCTCTCGATTGTTAACCATCTAATTAAGGAACGTCCATAAAATAACACAGAACAGCCTCTTGCTGCCAAAATCTCATGTTGTCGAAACTCTGTTGAGTAAACAAGTTACGTGTGACTAAGTCTGACTGTTATTTACAagtcctatttattttttaacaaatataaaattgTAACACAAATACAATTTAGAACCAAAGTGAACAAAGTGAGTGTGATTGCACCTGTAGATGGAGCCCCTAGTGTTTGTGCCTTGTAGGACTTTGGGGGGGTATTCATTTATTAATTCctatattacatttatttacctGCAGAGGTGGAGCTGaaataatgattaaaaaaaggagATGGAAACAGGAGGAAATCTGATCTTGATTTAACTTTCTCTTCGGTTTTATGAATAAAGTTGCAGATCCTGCTCTCATCTGGTGATGCTGAGGGAGCGGCCAGCGTTGCCATGGCAGCCACGCAGCGCTACAGCCAATCGGTGTCAGTGTGGAGCCTGAGTCTGCGAACGCTAATGCAGCTGGGGAGTGGAGACGTGGGCAGGCTATTCCAGGAGGCTCTCACACACGTCAATCCCAAGGTACACAGAACTAACACACACTGATTTACATAATTTGTTTTCAATCACACATCAGTTGTGCTCTTACTGTACCAGTATAATTGTCCTCcttggagacagacagacagacagacagacacacacacacacacacacacacacacacacacacacacacacacaccccattgCTGTATAAGTGGGGCATCTCCTTGGCCCAATTATGATCTATTTCATTATATCAAAGTTGCTGAAGTGGCTTCCTCCGCCTCCTTctatatgtcagaaaaagtgtaaGTGTAAAAAGGCACTAAAGCAACCCTTCCATAACAAATGCTTTGCAACATGAGAACCCAGAGATTAATGTGGTTTgtgtaattatttattattttaactaTATTTTATTAGGcgcgtgcgcgatcacggaaggcttgtatcatgtggacgtgccaacagttttgttgtcattagaattcctcatgggggaaacggaaactatgcactatagctttaaaaggcaattttttaaatggagtccgGCGCAGTGCTCACTCCACATAAAATGCTACATCCTTCCAGCAAAATTCGCAGCAAACAATGAGGGGCATTTTCACCGAATATTTTCTAGTCCAGCTtagctaaaaacacaaaaacgcCAAATATGACAGCACATTAGCTCACTAGTCGTTCACTATGAAGCCTGCTGTTACAAACATGCACTTACCGCTGACCGTTGCCTCgttcatggactcatggcagtgcgtcACTTTATACAATGTATGCGTAAAAAAGATTTTTCTGGCCTTGTGGGGGTTCCCCAATGGTAATGTCTCTGAATACACATGCTTTGACTCGGCTGCAGGCTTTTACAGTAATAAGCTGGCTACTGTTGTGGTGGGGGTTTCATAAGACTGTGGCCCTGAGTTGCTGTGCGAGGATTACTACACGCTGCTTATTAGGCAAGTCTTTTCTCTCAACACTCTACTTACACGTTGGGAAATAGTATAAACCCTCAGGGTATGAAGAATTGCACAGCACAGAAGTGGAgataaatgaatgaagaaaaagTGGACACACTCTCTTACTTCATATTGACCTGTAGCTGATATCAGAGCAAGGTAATTTGTCACTCAGATGTTACACTAGGCTACTgactcatttattaaatgtctgCATTTGATGGTAAAACACAGTAGTCGATTCTTCAAGCATGGGTCCGATTTAAGCTTGTCATGTTCTGCCAAGACTAAAAGGGGATGGAGCTATTACACAACATTGACACTAACTGCTGCTTAATGCTCCAGGAAGCAAGTGAACTCCCCACTGAGCAAGATACTGATTAAAAACCAACTGCTAGCTAAATCCTTTCTGTCCTGTCTTGACAGGAGAGTCTACCTCTTTGGCAGCTGCAGGTCCAGTGGAGCATGGCCAACCAGAGTCCTGAGGAGACAGAAGCCGTGTTCAAGGTAGTCCAGCTGAATCCACCAGATATAGTTTGAAACTACTGCTCAGTGCACTATCACTGCAGCCCAAGTCTTTTGACAGCATTTACAGTGTGTTCCCAGTGACAACTGACAGGGAGAGCTGCTGCTTGTAAACATTAAGCACATAATGACACGCCTTTATGGAGTAGTTTACATTCAAACGTTTGGTTTGCTTGGAAAAGCAGTTCTCCCTTAGAAGTATGCAGAAGTCATGTTACTTTTCCAGTCAGAAACGTAAAGTACTGTATACCGATACATTGGAATCAGGAAGAGCAGGTGCTGTTCTTGATAATACTTGCAGGTGAATAGCCCCTTACGTCTGAACAGTGTTTTGGCCTCCAAAACGAGAATGCCTCGCAGACAGTTTGTTCTCTTGTTTGTTCCCAGAGAGGTCTGCTGTCTGCAGTAGCGGTTGTTGCCATGGAGATGAAAGAGCGCTACCTTGATTGGTCGTACTCCACCGGAGGCTACAAGAAATCTAGGAAGACCTTTAAAAGGTAATAACAAATCACTTTATCTGCTCACGTTGTTTATTTAAAGAACACAAAGGGAATGCAATATTTAATAAACTCCTGAGAAGTGTGTCTTATGACGAAGCTGTCGAATTTAAGCTTAATTTTAagtaaaagcttttattttctttttctgtagCTTACAAGAAAACCGTCCTTTGTCCAAGGCCTTTTTCACCCGAATGATTGAGATCGAGAAGGAACAAGTACGTATAGCAATTACCGTTTATCGAATGTGAAACTGCAGCTTAATCTGTGGAGAACAGATCAtgttgacaatactttgaactcTGAACTGAAGTTTGATGGACACATTCTTACAGCTTTTTCAGAAGACTTTTAActccaaaaaagaagaaattgtgGGGACAGATGGTGGACTTTAATATTTGTATCACCGATAAGCCGAGACAACCCTGAGCTGTGATAACAATGTTGTCTGTTCTTTCAGGAGACTCCAAAGATGAACAATCTCAGAGACTACTATGAGAGGGCACTGCAGGAGTTTGGTACCTCAGATGACGGTGAGCAGAGTTTAAATGCCTTAAAGGAACAAGAGTCGAAAAGGAAAAGTAGCAAtagttaaaaatatttattcacaATATTTTGTTAATCAAGTATTGAGGACTGAAATCCAAGTTTCCATCTAACACAACAACTGCACAAAAAATGTGCTAATACCAGATACTTAGATATAGCTGAGATCTATTTTGAGGATAAAAATTGGACTGTGGCTGGATCCCACATAAACTACTAGTCTGGTTTCTAAGCCAAAGAAAAAGCTATCAATTGAGATACGTACCCAATAATCTTCTTGCACaactccacttttttttttcatttttaaatggtttgtttttttatttccctgaAGATCTGTGGCTGAATTACATCCAGGAGGAGCTGGGAGCCTTTGGACAGCCAGAGAACTGTGGCAAGATCCACTGGAGAGCCATGAAGTTTCTGGAGGGAGATAGTGTGGAGAGGTTCACTTCCAAGTATATTCTGGTTCAGACGGGACACTTATGAGTCGCCGTGAAAGGTCCAAGTAGCGTTCAGATAACAGCCAGTGTTCAACAACTGTGTAGAAGTTTACCAGCTGAAGAAGCAGTATGTTTCGGAGCAGGTGTTCCTCTTGGCCCTGTAGAAGATTGGTGCTGTGCCCATCCATGAATTGTTTAATTACCTTAACTGGAAAGCCAGTATTGCAGTTTTCTGTCCATTTGGAAAAGGCCTGCCGATCCTTCTTCAAAGGTTTCAGCAGTGTTGCGGGAAATGTTTTTGATTGAGCTGCCTCTGATGTTTGCAGCTTTAAGCGGTCGTATTTTACAGCTGTAATTTACAActttccatttacatttacagcaGTCTGTGCTACATTTGATACCAGACGTTGGTAACATGTAGTATTGTAAGGATGTCCAGTTTTATTAAATTCcacatttattttgcattttgagAAGACAAAC from the Perca flavescens isolate YP-PL-M2 chromosome 2, PFLA_1.0, whole genome shotgun sequence genome contains:
- the utp6 gene encoding U3 small nucleolar RNA-associated protein 6 homolog → MAEIVQHRIEERIPELEQLERVGLFTKKEVKSIIKRATALEYKLHRLIVNKEDFIAYIQYEINVLELIKKRRAHIHYQFKREEIEFPVIHRINSVFRRATNKWKDDVQLWLSHVAFCKKWATKGQISKVFSAMLAIHPDKPALWIMAAKNELEDRNSSESARHLFLRALRFHPDNKKVYQEYFRMELLHCEKLRKQKKELEKAEMDLGEYEFSPEILSGKLAEVVYRDATGKIKEAEFVISLLNIAAIFDFTKELQDFILQDLQANYTEDSLTWDFMAKRELEAPGAGEELQTAKGRASDINRREERCCQVYEEAVKSLSTEPMWTCYVAFCLERLKRKTNVQELKEKRQERQLGVLQRAHDSSLLKEEYYKNWLQILLSSGDAEGAASVAMAATQRYSQSVSVWSLSLRTLMQLGSGDVGRLFQEALTHVNPKESLPLWQLQVQWSMANQSPEETEAVFKRGLLSAVAVVAMEMKERYLDWSYSTGGYKKSRKTFKSLQENRPLSKAFFTRMIEIEKEQETPKMNNLRDYYERALQEFGTSDDDLWLNYIQEELGAFGQPENCGKIHWRAMKFLEGDSVERFTSKYILVQTGHL